From a single Natronorubrum tibetense GA33 genomic region:
- a CDS encoding GNAT family N-acetyltransferase, whose translation MSPDVRCAVPDDATAIREIARKSWHAAYDSILGAEIVTETIDQWYALEDLRASITEACAREDAVFLVAEEANEPVGFAHAGPHRERPSVASLNRIYVRPDRWGEGIGTSLLTRIQDSLRGEYDQLYLAVLADNEVAVSFYESAGFERVGTQDSDLKQEVEEYVYENSL comes from the coding sequence GTGTCTCCGGACGTTCGATGTGCAGTCCCAGACGACGCGACGGCAATCCGGGAAATCGCCCGCAAGAGCTGGCACGCCGCCTACGACTCGATCCTCGGTGCCGAGATCGTCACGGAGACGATCGACCAGTGGTACGCACTCGAGGACCTCAGGGCGTCGATTACTGAGGCGTGTGCCCGTGAGGACGCCGTCTTCCTGGTCGCCGAGGAAGCGAACGAACCCGTCGGCTTCGCGCATGCCGGTCCGCACCGCGAGCGCCCATCGGTCGCGTCGCTGAACCGGATTTACGTCCGTCCTGACCGATGGGGCGAGGGAATCGGCACGTCGCTTCTCACGCGCATCCAAGACTCGCTCCGCGGAGAGTACGATCAGTTGTACCTTGCCGTCCTCGCGGACAACGAAGTGGCCGTCTCGTTCTACGAATCGGCCGGTTTCGAACGGGTCGGAACCCAGGATAGCGACCTGAAACAGGAGGTCGAGGAGTACGTCTACGAGAATTCACTCTGA
- a CDS encoding class I SAM-dependent methyltransferase, which yields MDRQELRRAWDAVADDYARTRRADGEDAALIDELLETLPEAATVLDIGCGDGMRTLANLAGVESIGVDLSSRQLELAAENVPEAHLLQGEMTRLPLAANSVDAITAYHAVFHVPRTEHPAVYDEFARVLRPGGRLLATVGSSPYETIQHDWLGSGQSMFFSTAGRRRTRSGLETAGFAIVWERVVDDPLGSSVPFVLAEYQG from the coding sequence ATGGATCGACAGGAACTCCGACGGGCATGGGACGCCGTCGCCGACGATTACGCCAGAACCCGCCGCGCCGACGGCGAGGACGCCGCCCTGATCGATGAGCTACTCGAGACGCTCCCCGAAGCCGCGACCGTCCTCGACATCGGCTGTGGCGACGGGATGCGAACGCTTGCGAACCTCGCGGGCGTCGAGTCGATCGGGGTCGATCTCTCGAGTCGCCAACTCGAGTTGGCAGCCGAAAACGTCCCCGAAGCCCACCTGCTCCAGGGTGAGATGACGAGGCTCCCGCTGGCCGCGAACTCCGTCGATGCGATCACGGCGTATCACGCCGTCTTCCACGTCCCCCGAACCGAACATCCGGCCGTCTACGACGAGTTCGCCCGCGTCCTCCGACCGGGCGGGCGACTCCTCGCGACGGTCGGCTCGAGTCCCTACGAGACGATCCAGCACGATTGGCTCGGAAGCGGCCAGTCGATGTTCTTCAGCACCGCCGGTCGGCGTCGGACTCGGAGCGGGCTCGAGACGGCGGGCTTTGCGATCGTCTGGGAGCGGGTCGTCGACGATCCGCTGGGGAGTTCGGTGCCGTTCGTGCTGGCCGAGTATCAGGGTTGA
- a CDS encoding cupin domain-containing protein encodes MADYTKTNYHDVDDQNGMHFLRDELNCEHMGVTVVECAPGWEGKEHDHEEEGHEEVYLLMEGEATVTVDDESIDMAEGDAIRIPPDATHQIHNGDTESRFVLMGAP; translated from the coding sequence ATGGCTGACTACACGAAAACCAACTATCACGACGTCGACGATCAGAACGGGATGCACTTCCTGCGTGACGAACTGAACTGCGAGCACATGGGCGTGACCGTCGTGGAGTGTGCGCCCGGCTGGGAGGGCAAAGAACACGACCACGAGGAGGAAGGCCACGAAGAAGTGTACCTGCTGATGGAAGGCGAAGCGACGGTCACCGTCGACGACGAGTCGATCGACATGGCCGAAGGCGACGCGATCCGCATTCCGCCGGACGCGACCCACCAGATCCACAACGGCGACACCGAGAGCCGGTTCGTCCTGATGGGGGCACCGTAG
- a CDS encoding DUF7577 domain-containing protein has protein sequence MSSSTQIDQPVRCRACGTTNDHCYTYCRSCLQTPPAKP, from the coding sequence ATGAGTTCTTCCACGCAGATCGATCAGCCGGTCAGGTGCCGCGCCTGCGGAACGACGAACGACCACTGCTACACCTACTGCCGGAGCTGTCTGCAGACGCCTCCCGCGAAACCGTAG
- a CDS encoding DUF5518 domain-containing protein translates to MKDRVNANFEFNWGPALWAGAATIVFSAVAMFGIGRPSWILPVAFVAGCIAAATGGFYDSHANNGLTGVVIAIVPLYLFVVLYRILRSSDPITAGDTVFVGMTLALMDLIAYIPLMMVLGYLGGIAGDFLRRRLNGPIGY, encoded by the coding sequence ATGAAAGACCGGGTGAATGCCAATTTTGAGTTCAATTGGGGGCCAGCGCTGTGGGCCGGAGCGGCAACGATCGTCTTCAGCGCCGTTGCGATGTTCGGTATCGGACGGCCCTCGTGGATCCTGCCGGTCGCATTCGTCGCTGGCTGTATCGCGGCCGCGACGGGCGGGTTCTACGACTCGCACGCCAACAACGGGTTGACTGGTGTGGTGATCGCGATCGTACCACTCTACCTGTTCGTGGTTCTGTACCGGATTCTGCGCTCTTCCGATCCCATAACCGCGGGCGACACGGTATTCGTCGGGATGACACTGGCACTGATGGATCTCATCGCGTACATTCCGCTAATGATGGTGCTGGGATATCTCGGTGGCATCGCCGGCGATTTCCTCCGGCGGCGGCTCAACGGTCCGATCGGGTACTAA
- the hisI gene encoding phosphoribosyl-AMP cyclohydrolase, with protein sequence MDDDVAVDFGEDGLVPAVAQDATTGEVLMLAYVSPEALERTRETGRAHYYSRSRDELWEKGATSGHTQAVEEVRVDCDADTLLYLVDQEGGACHTGHRSCFYRTIEGTNVGERVFDPDAVYDE encoded by the coding sequence ATGGACGACGACGTTGCGGTCGACTTCGGCGAGGACGGACTCGTCCCCGCCGTCGCACAGGACGCGACAACGGGCGAGGTGCTGATGCTCGCCTACGTCTCCCCGGAGGCACTCGAGCGCACGCGTGAGACAGGCCGGGCCCACTACTACTCCCGGAGCCGGGACGAACTCTGGGAGAAGGGGGCGACCAGCGGCCACACGCAGGCCGTCGAGGAGGTCCGCGTCGACTGCGACGCCGACACGCTGCTCTATCTCGTCGACCAGGAGGGCGGCGCCTGTCACACCGGCCACCGGTCGTGTTTCTATCGTACGATCGAGGGGACAAACGTCGGCGAACGAGTGTTCGATCCCGACGCCGTCTACGACGAGTAA
- a CDS encoding DUF7118 family protein, whose protein sequence is MSERVHHSGADASPDEQTPLEALEAARERFERADARIADHGGEAVTDAAEAYRDATDLLENYVDRATGTGRENFQAYVQLEGKFDSLVTSLPDDLKGREAFDEALDAIDKRRLSESDFERAHDALEPAAQYAELLEEREAAREAIDDARTAAGKRYRELDDEIADRERLLELANADLEAPVEELREPIEAYNEAIEAAFQEFRLEASAREVFALLDRSRWYPFVDYQQPPDDLAAYIRDDPAGEYTIPELLEYANYSHSKLDHYVASADELKRRVATQQTFLDGIDAEPLTIEWPPDEAGVLRRRTREMRPFVARVADEDCVVALRSIRRLTTDPAFDYDRLQTAAQAVVQLTPAERERLADGRVADELEALRTERERLEETLEIDDPV, encoded by the coding sequence ATGAGCGAACGCGTCCACCACTCCGGCGCGGATGCGAGTCCCGACGAACAAACGCCGCTCGAGGCGCTCGAGGCGGCCCGCGAACGCTTCGAGCGGGCGGACGCACGGATCGCAGACCACGGCGGCGAGGCCGTCACCGACGCTGCCGAGGCGTATCGGGACGCGACGGACCTCCTCGAGAACTACGTCGACCGAGCGACGGGTACCGGCCGGGAGAACTTCCAGGCCTACGTCCAGCTCGAAGGGAAGTTCGACTCGCTGGTCACGAGCCTCCCCGACGATCTGAAGGGACGTGAGGCGTTCGATGAGGCCCTCGACGCGATCGACAAGCGCCGACTCAGCGAGTCGGACTTCGAGCGTGCACACGACGCCTTAGAGCCGGCGGCCCAGTACGCCGAACTGCTCGAGGAGCGCGAGGCCGCCCGCGAGGCGATCGACGATGCGCGGACGGCGGCCGGAAAACGCTACCGAGAACTCGACGACGAGATCGCGGACCGCGAGCGACTGCTCGAACTCGCGAACGCGGACCTCGAGGCACCCGTCGAGGAGCTTCGCGAGCCGATCGAAGCGTACAACGAGGCGATCGAGGCGGCGTTCCAGGAGTTCCGACTCGAGGCATCGGCACGCGAGGTGTTCGCCCTGCTCGATCGCAGCCGCTGGTACCCCTTCGTCGACTACCAGCAGCCGCCGGACGATCTGGCGGCCTACATTCGAGACGATCCGGCCGGCGAGTACACGATCCCCGAACTGCTCGAGTACGCGAACTACTCGCACTCGAAACTCGACCACTACGTCGCGAGCGCGGACGAACTCAAGCGGCGGGTGGCGACCCAGCAGACGTTCCTCGACGGGATCGACGCCGAGCCGCTGACGATCGAGTGGCCGCCGGACGAGGCGGGGGTTCTCCGCCGGCGGACGCGCGAAATGCGGCCGTTTGTCGCTCGTGTCGCGGACGAGGACTGCGTCGTGGCTCTGCGATCGATCCGTCGGCTCACGACTGATCCCGCGTTCGACTACGACCGCCTCCAGACGGCGGCCCAGGCGGTCGTCCAGCTCACCCCCGCCGAACGCGAGCGGCTGGCCGACGGCCGGGTCGCCGACGAACTCGAGGCCCTGCGCACCGAACGGGAGCGACTCGAGGAGACGCTCGAGATCGACGATCCCGTCTAG